One part of the Syngnathus acus chromosome 17, fSynAcu1.2, whole genome shotgun sequence genome encodes these proteins:
- the yeats2 gene encoding YEATS domain-containing protein 2 isoform X2, whose protein sequence is MSGIKRKIEDGDPDYEDVALVQNSKRNKAAELSARDATVQKIEAIITEQFSLEMKNKEHEIDIISQRLNEARRMMDKLRACIVANFYATAGMTKLQESSKSDPAALNHPAIRRFLEFPSRSSSPLNQGSETPSLAQSESESLSQHGDTTDKDIEGVWREDSDRLERRPGRNTGKDTFGVSTMLGNEQRVTCHTSGDESSRLYAKKTIVVGNVSKYIPPDKREENDQSTHKWMVYVRGSRKEPSIDHFVKKVWFFLHPSYKPNDLVEVSEPPFHLTRRGWGEFPVRIQIHFKDHRNKRVDIIHQLKLDRTYTGLQTLGAETVVDVELQRNSLGEEYILKPSSSKVAHRASSPMTVTSTAQPCGQSSSPISYESSFDKGSIKAEAGRSTGAHRSVLTASERTPTRPKASDRITLGCHGNSAFQPITASCKIVPQGQPPSPAESPGKTFKPITMSCKIVSGSPISTPSHSPLPRTPTSSTPVPSKQSSSSVLNNPYVIMDKPGQVTGAASSSAASAGSPSAKQSAAQGTRSPAPKIHTGTLLSSGMKVIIKQEPGEVSTHQQQQQQMASTVSTQQQAAATASHQLVSVKGGHMISMSAQKQAGAASGAATNKMLGIPVSSTLQSAVKQVAISSGQILVAKGSPSVSKVVGGKQVLAQGVAKAIVSGTTGISGQQATAKPGSSGKTGVMATLQLPANNLANLANLPPGTKLYLTTNSKNPSGKGKLLLIPQGAILRASNAGQQSQSSSSAGAPTSSASSSSSLPSNLSYTSYILKQTPQGTFLVGQPSQGSGKQGNSGVAAHATSSPSTAPQQAIRVTAGQKAAILAQMVGSSQGAQVKLSDGSVKTVTAAGHLSKSGMTTLRMTGGVITATSAAPSSVSTATTGNQQQQASDGGKSASQYHSLLMAANQAAVISAAKSASAAGGGSLTKTAMATLVKGAANSAAMAKSAAGAKGVAGMPVVGTAKGASVAPKSGSTSLVTAASLVSGTTTPAGGGKSASTVSGMLKIHSGGSNSQQTVLTIPANQLKQLAVSSGSGAMQTILMPLGKVKTEPGAGTAVTAGPSPPATASIPTSVHVPSTTVKQEQGADHLMHDLISTEYIETMMQLLTAVVKKFPLIVPDKSEDSHPFCASSTEQYYSWNIGKRRASEAAHPESARFLLASFLHISSDVYPCLISSPLN, encoded by the exons atgtcaggaattaaaaggaaaatagaAGATGGTGATCCCGACTATGAGGACGTTGCACTAGTCCAAAATAGTAAACGAAACAAAGCTGCAGAGTTAAGTG CTCGAGATGCAACAGTCCAGAAAATAGAAGCCATAATCACTGAGCAGTTTTCTTTGGAGATGAAGAACAAAGAGCATGAAATAGATATTATCAGTCAG CGACTCAATGAAGCCCGAAGGATGATGGATAAGTTGAGAGCGTGCATAGTGGCAAATTTCTATGCCACCGCTGGAATGACAAAGCTCCAGGAG AGCTCTAAGAGTGACCCCGCAGCGCTCAACCATCCAGCCATCCGCAGATTCCTGGAGTTTCCCTCTCGTTCGTCCTCCCCCCTCAACCAGGGTTCCGAGACGCCTTCGTTGGCTCAGTCTGAGTCTGAGTCCCTCTCGCAGCATGGAGACACAACTGACAAAGATATCGAGGGAGTGTGGAGGGAGGACAGTGACAGGCTTGAGCGGAGACCCGGTCGCAACACTGGAAAG GACACATTTGGTGTGTCAACGATGCTGGGAAATGAGCAGAGAGTGACCTGCCACACAAGTGGAGATGAGTCCTCCAGACTCTATGCAAAGAAGACAATCGTTGTGGGAAATGTTTCCAA ATATATCCCTCCCGATAAACGGGAGGAGAACGACCAGTCGACTCACAAGTGGATGGTGTACGTCAGGGGCTCCAGGAAGGAGCCCAGCATTGACCACTTTGTCAAGAAAGTCTGGTTCTTCCTGCACCCCAGCTATAAACCCAATGACCTGGTGGAAGTCAG CGAGCCTCCGTTTCATTTAACCCGTCGCGGGTGGGGTGAGTTTCCTGTAAGGATCCAGATCCACTTTAAAGACCATCGCAACAAACGCGTCGACATTATCCATCAGCTGAAG CTTGACCGAACTTACACTGGGCTGCAAACACTTGGTGCAGAGACG GTGGTGGATGTTGAGCTCCAAAGGAATTCTCTTGGCGAGGAATACATCTTGAAGCCATCTTCATCCAAGGTGGCCCACAGAGCAAGCAGCCCAATGACGGTCACCTCAACCGCTCAGCCTTGCGGACAATCCAGTTCGCCCATTTCGTACGAGTCCAGTTTCGACAAAG GTTCGATCAAAGCAGAGGCGGGTCGGTCGACAGGGGCTCACCGCTCGGTTCTCACAGCGAGCGAACGCACGCCGACACGACCGAAAGCCAGTGACAGGATCACTCTGGGTTGCCACGGTAACTCGGCCTTCCAGCCCATAACGGCAAGCTGCAAGATTGTTCCCCAAGGACAACCGCCTAGCCCCGCCGAGTCTCCTGGGAAGACGTTTAAACCGATAACGATGAGCTGCAAAATTGTCTCAG GTTCTCCAATATCTACGCCAAGCCACTCACCGCTGCCTCGCACGCCCACCTCCTCCACCCCTGTTCCCAGCAAACAGAGTTCGTCCTCGGTGCTCAACAACCCTTACGTCATCATGGACAAGCCGGGTCAAGTGACCGGTGCGGCGTCCTCGTCGGCCGCCTCCGCAG GAAGCCCCTCGGCCAAACAATCTGCCGCTCAGGGAACCCGCTCTCCAGCTCCCAAAATTCACACGGGCACCCTCCTCTCATCTGGAATGAAA GTTATTATTAAGCAAGAGCCAGGGGAAGTCTCAacacatcagcagcagcagcagcagatggcTTCGACAGTCTCTACCCAACAGCAAGCAGCTGCCACAGCGTCACATCAATTGGTTTCAGTCAAAGGAGGACACATGATCTCCATGTCAGCTCAGAAACAGGCGGGAGCGGCATCTGGGGCTGCAACAAACAAG ATGTTAGGTATTCCGGTGAGTTCCACGCTCCAGTCTGCGGTCAAACAGGTGGCCATCAGCAGCGGGCAGATTCTGGTGGCCAAGGGCAGTCCGTCTGTCTCGAAGGTGGTGGGTGGGAAGCAGGTTTTGGCTCAGGGGGTCGCAAAAGCCATCGTCAGCGGAACCACTGGCATCTCTGGTCAGCAGGCTACGGCCAAGCCAGGTTCAAGTGGCAAGACTGGAG TGATGGCCACTCTTCAACTGCCTGCCAACAATCTGGCGAATCTTGCCAACTTGCCGCCGGGCACCAAGCTCTACCTGACCACCAACAGCAAGAATCCCTCAGGGAAGGGCAAGCTGCTTCTCATCCCACAGGGAGCCATCCTCCGAGCCTCCAATGCAG GTCAGCAGTCTCAGAGCAGCTCATCAGCGGGCGCTCCGACGTCCTCCGCTTCCTCATCCAGCAGTTTGCCTTCCAACCTTTCGTACACTTCTTACATCCTCAAACAGACTCCTCAG ggcACTTTTCTTGTGGGCCAGCCATCACAAGGCTCAGGGAAGCAGGGGAATTCTGGTGTGGCAGCGCACGCCACGTCATCTCCATCCACCGCTCCTCAGCAGGCCATTCGGGTCACAGCCGGACAGAAGGCTGCTATTTTGGCTCAG ATGGTTGGCAGTTCCCAGGGCGCTCAAGTGAAATTGTCAGATGGCTCTGTGAAGACAGTGACAGCGGCAGGCCACTTGTCCAAGTCGGGAATGACTACATTGAGAATGACCGGTGGAGTCATCACTGCCACTAGCGCCGCTCCCAGCTCAGTCAGCACTGCGACAACTGgcaaccagcagcagcag GCGTCAGATGGTGGGAAGTCTGCCTCCCAGTACCACTCCCTTCTGATGGCAGCCAATCAAGCAGCGGTGATTAGTGCGGCAAAGAGCGCCAGTGCCGCAGGAGGCGGCAGTTTGACCAAGACCGCCATGGCCACCTTGGTCAAAGGTGCCGCCAACTCTGCCGCAATGGCCAAAAGTGCCGCCGGTGCCAAGGGCGTCGCCGGCATGCCCGTCGTCGGCACGGCCAAAGGTGCGAGCGTGGCGCCTAAAAGCGGTAGTACGTCACTGGTCACGGCAGCATCGCTAGTCAGCGGGACGACCACGCCGGCGGGGGGAGGAAAGAGCGCTTCGACCGTATCAG GCATGCTGAAAATCCACTCTGGAGGCTCCAACTCACAGCAGACAGTCTTGACTATCCCTGCTAACCAGCTCAAGCAGTTGGCGGTGTCCAGTGGCTCAGGAGCAATGCAGACCATACTCATGCCTCTTGGCAAAG TGAAGACGGAGCCCGGTGCCGGCACAGCTGTCACAGCCGGTCCGTCGCCCCCGGCAACCGCCTCCATCCCTACATCTGTCCACGTTCCGTCTACCACGGTCAAACAGGAGCAAGGCGCCGATCATCTTATGCATGACCTCA TCAGCACGGAATACATAGAGACCATGATGCAGCTGTTGACGGCTGTGGTGAAGAAGTTCCCACTCATCGTGCCAGATAAGT CTGAAGACTCGCATCCATTCTGTGCCTCTTCAACAGAACAGTATTATTCTTGGAATATTGGAAAACGCAGGGCATCAGAG GCTGCACACCCTGAGTCAGCTAGATTTCTGCTTGCCTCATTTCTTCACATCTCCTCAGATGTGTATCCCTGCCTCATCTCATCTCCTCTTAATTGA
- the yeats2 gene encoding YEATS domain-containing protein 2 isoform X1 → MSGIKRKIEDGDPDYEDVALVQNSKRNKAAELSARDATVQKIEAIITEQFSLEMKNKEHEIDIISQRLNEARRMMDKLRACIVANFYATAGMTKLQESSKSDPAALNHPAIRRFLEFPSRSSSPLNQGSETPSLAQSESESLSQHGDTTDKDIEGVWREDSDRLERRPGRNTGKDTFGVSTMLGNEQRVTCHTSGDESSRLYAKKTIVVGNVSKYIPPDKREENDQSTHKWMVYVRGSRKEPSIDHFVKKVWFFLHPSYKPNDLVEVSEPPFHLTRRGWGEFPVRIQIHFKDHRNKRVDIIHQLKLDRTYTGLQTLGAETVVDVELQRNSLGEEYILKPSSSKVAHRASSPMTVTSTAQPCGQSSSPISYESSFDKGSIKAEAGRSTGAHRSVLTASERTPTRPKASDRITLGCHGNSAFQPITASCKIVPQGQPPSPAESPGKTFKPITMSCKIVSGSPISTPSHSPLPRTPTSSTPVPSKQSSSSVLNNPYVIMDKPGQVTGAASSSAASAGSPSAKQSAAQGTRSPAPKIHTGTLLSSGMKVIIKQEPGEVSTHQQQQQQMASTVSTQQQAAATASHQLVSVKGGHMISMSAQKQAGAASGAATNKMLGIPVSSTLQSAVKQVAISSGQILVAKGSPSVSKVVGGKQVLAQGVAKAIVSGTTGISGQQATAKPGSSGKTGVMATLQLPANNLANLANLPPGTKLYLTTNSKNPSGKGKLLLIPQGAILRASNAGQQSQSSSSAGAPTSSASSSSSLPSNLSYTSYILKQTPQGTFLVGQPSQGSGKQGNSGVAAHATSSPSTAPQQAIRVTAGQKAAILAQMVGSSQGAQVKLSDGSVKTVTAAGHLSKSGMTTLRMTGGVITATSAAPSSVSTATTGNQQQQASDGGKSASQYHSLLMAANQAAVISAAKSASAAGGGSLTKTAMATLVKGAANSAAMAKSAAGAKGVAGMPVVGTAKGASVAPKSGSTSLVTAASLVSGTTTPAGGGKSASTVSGMLKIHSGGSNSQQTVLTIPANQLKQLAVSSGSGAMQTILMPLGKVKTEPGAGTAVTAGPSPPATASIPTSVHVPSTTVKQEQGADHLMHDLISTEYIETMMQLLTAVVKKFPLIVPDKSEDSHPFCASSTEQYYSWNIGKRRASELQRAVAVKRAIQNVLDHSPRLQALTPPKTREVVQWCRQRGYTPPDPEPQHRNDDESIEDVLTQIDSEPECPTTLSSSDELLLRLEQMQALLKTEPEDADDEIVDIVTVTPPPKVKVKEEEQEADTEPKFLVGPCLAAQFVNEAAQQIGITFQPVEVEKSIFAPVIEDMIVKATEQLASDILREALAGAFAKSPHNRAPREITAMNIHQAICSIPTCDFLTNAHMGYLPKDN, encoded by the exons atgtcaggaattaaaaggaaaatagaAGATGGTGATCCCGACTATGAGGACGTTGCACTAGTCCAAAATAGTAAACGAAACAAAGCTGCAGAGTTAAGTG CTCGAGATGCAACAGTCCAGAAAATAGAAGCCATAATCACTGAGCAGTTTTCTTTGGAGATGAAGAACAAAGAGCATGAAATAGATATTATCAGTCAG CGACTCAATGAAGCCCGAAGGATGATGGATAAGTTGAGAGCGTGCATAGTGGCAAATTTCTATGCCACCGCTGGAATGACAAAGCTCCAGGAG AGCTCTAAGAGTGACCCCGCAGCGCTCAACCATCCAGCCATCCGCAGATTCCTGGAGTTTCCCTCTCGTTCGTCCTCCCCCCTCAACCAGGGTTCCGAGACGCCTTCGTTGGCTCAGTCTGAGTCTGAGTCCCTCTCGCAGCATGGAGACACAACTGACAAAGATATCGAGGGAGTGTGGAGGGAGGACAGTGACAGGCTTGAGCGGAGACCCGGTCGCAACACTGGAAAG GACACATTTGGTGTGTCAACGATGCTGGGAAATGAGCAGAGAGTGACCTGCCACACAAGTGGAGATGAGTCCTCCAGACTCTATGCAAAGAAGACAATCGTTGTGGGAAATGTTTCCAA ATATATCCCTCCCGATAAACGGGAGGAGAACGACCAGTCGACTCACAAGTGGATGGTGTACGTCAGGGGCTCCAGGAAGGAGCCCAGCATTGACCACTTTGTCAAGAAAGTCTGGTTCTTCCTGCACCCCAGCTATAAACCCAATGACCTGGTGGAAGTCAG CGAGCCTCCGTTTCATTTAACCCGTCGCGGGTGGGGTGAGTTTCCTGTAAGGATCCAGATCCACTTTAAAGACCATCGCAACAAACGCGTCGACATTATCCATCAGCTGAAG CTTGACCGAACTTACACTGGGCTGCAAACACTTGGTGCAGAGACG GTGGTGGATGTTGAGCTCCAAAGGAATTCTCTTGGCGAGGAATACATCTTGAAGCCATCTTCATCCAAGGTGGCCCACAGAGCAAGCAGCCCAATGACGGTCACCTCAACCGCTCAGCCTTGCGGACAATCCAGTTCGCCCATTTCGTACGAGTCCAGTTTCGACAAAG GTTCGATCAAAGCAGAGGCGGGTCGGTCGACAGGGGCTCACCGCTCGGTTCTCACAGCGAGCGAACGCACGCCGACACGACCGAAAGCCAGTGACAGGATCACTCTGGGTTGCCACGGTAACTCGGCCTTCCAGCCCATAACGGCAAGCTGCAAGATTGTTCCCCAAGGACAACCGCCTAGCCCCGCCGAGTCTCCTGGGAAGACGTTTAAACCGATAACGATGAGCTGCAAAATTGTCTCAG GTTCTCCAATATCTACGCCAAGCCACTCACCGCTGCCTCGCACGCCCACCTCCTCCACCCCTGTTCCCAGCAAACAGAGTTCGTCCTCGGTGCTCAACAACCCTTACGTCATCATGGACAAGCCGGGTCAAGTGACCGGTGCGGCGTCCTCGTCGGCCGCCTCCGCAG GAAGCCCCTCGGCCAAACAATCTGCCGCTCAGGGAACCCGCTCTCCAGCTCCCAAAATTCACACGGGCACCCTCCTCTCATCTGGAATGAAA GTTATTATTAAGCAAGAGCCAGGGGAAGTCTCAacacatcagcagcagcagcagcagatggcTTCGACAGTCTCTACCCAACAGCAAGCAGCTGCCACAGCGTCACATCAATTGGTTTCAGTCAAAGGAGGACACATGATCTCCATGTCAGCTCAGAAACAGGCGGGAGCGGCATCTGGGGCTGCAACAAACAAG ATGTTAGGTATTCCGGTGAGTTCCACGCTCCAGTCTGCGGTCAAACAGGTGGCCATCAGCAGCGGGCAGATTCTGGTGGCCAAGGGCAGTCCGTCTGTCTCGAAGGTGGTGGGTGGGAAGCAGGTTTTGGCTCAGGGGGTCGCAAAAGCCATCGTCAGCGGAACCACTGGCATCTCTGGTCAGCAGGCTACGGCCAAGCCAGGTTCAAGTGGCAAGACTGGAG TGATGGCCACTCTTCAACTGCCTGCCAACAATCTGGCGAATCTTGCCAACTTGCCGCCGGGCACCAAGCTCTACCTGACCACCAACAGCAAGAATCCCTCAGGGAAGGGCAAGCTGCTTCTCATCCCACAGGGAGCCATCCTCCGAGCCTCCAATGCAG GTCAGCAGTCTCAGAGCAGCTCATCAGCGGGCGCTCCGACGTCCTCCGCTTCCTCATCCAGCAGTTTGCCTTCCAACCTTTCGTACACTTCTTACATCCTCAAACAGACTCCTCAG ggcACTTTTCTTGTGGGCCAGCCATCACAAGGCTCAGGGAAGCAGGGGAATTCTGGTGTGGCAGCGCACGCCACGTCATCTCCATCCACCGCTCCTCAGCAGGCCATTCGGGTCACAGCCGGACAGAAGGCTGCTATTTTGGCTCAG ATGGTTGGCAGTTCCCAGGGCGCTCAAGTGAAATTGTCAGATGGCTCTGTGAAGACAGTGACAGCGGCAGGCCACTTGTCCAAGTCGGGAATGACTACATTGAGAATGACCGGTGGAGTCATCACTGCCACTAGCGCCGCTCCCAGCTCAGTCAGCACTGCGACAACTGgcaaccagcagcagcag GCGTCAGATGGTGGGAAGTCTGCCTCCCAGTACCACTCCCTTCTGATGGCAGCCAATCAAGCAGCGGTGATTAGTGCGGCAAAGAGCGCCAGTGCCGCAGGAGGCGGCAGTTTGACCAAGACCGCCATGGCCACCTTGGTCAAAGGTGCCGCCAACTCTGCCGCAATGGCCAAAAGTGCCGCCGGTGCCAAGGGCGTCGCCGGCATGCCCGTCGTCGGCACGGCCAAAGGTGCGAGCGTGGCGCCTAAAAGCGGTAGTACGTCACTGGTCACGGCAGCATCGCTAGTCAGCGGGACGACCACGCCGGCGGGGGGAGGAAAGAGCGCTTCGACCGTATCAG GCATGCTGAAAATCCACTCTGGAGGCTCCAACTCACAGCAGACAGTCTTGACTATCCCTGCTAACCAGCTCAAGCAGTTGGCGGTGTCCAGTGGCTCAGGAGCAATGCAGACCATACTCATGCCTCTTGGCAAAG TGAAGACGGAGCCCGGTGCCGGCACAGCTGTCACAGCCGGTCCGTCGCCCCCGGCAACCGCCTCCATCCCTACATCTGTCCACGTTCCGTCTACCACGGTCAAACAGGAGCAAGGCGCCGATCATCTTATGCATGACCTCA TCAGCACGGAATACATAGAGACCATGATGCAGCTGTTGACGGCTGTGGTGAAGAAGTTCCCACTCATCGTGCCAGATAAGT CTGAAGACTCGCATCCATTCTGTGCCTCTTCAACAGAACAGTATTATTCTTGGAATATTGGAAAACGCAGGGCATCAGAG CTTCAGCGAGCAGTGGCTGTCAAGCGAGCCATCCAGAACGTGTTGGATCACTCGCCTCGCCTCCAGGCGCTGACGCCCCCAAAGACCAGAGAGGTAGTTCAGTGGTGTCGACAGAGGGGCTACACCCCGCCAGACCCCGAACCGCAGCACAGGAACGACGACGAGTCCATCGAGGACGTCCTCACGCAGATTGACAGCGAGccag AGTGTCCCACCACGCTGAGCAGCAGCGACGAGTTGTTGCTGCGGCTGGAGCAGATGCAAGCTCTGCTGAAGACCGAACCGGAGGATGCGGACGACGAGATCGTAGACATCGTCACCGTGACGCCGCCGCCCAAAGTCAAGGTcaaagaggaggagcaggaggccGACACAGAGCCCAAGTTCTTGGTGGGGCCTTGCTTGGCGGCCCAATTTGTCAATGAAGCAGCTCAGCAG ATCGGGATCACCTTCCAGCCAGTGGAAGTGGAGAAGAGCATTTTTGCTCCGGTGATTGAAGACATGATTGTGAAG GCAACGGAGCAGTTGGCCAGCGACATCCTGAGAGAAGCTCTGGCCGGTGCCTTCGCTAAATCCCCGCACAACAG GGCTCCGAGAGAAATCACAGCCATGAACATCCACCAAGCCATCTGCAGCATCCCAACCTgtgacttcctcaccaacgcGCACATGGGCTACCTGCCTAAGGACAACTGA
- the map6d1 gene encoding MAP6 domain-containing protein 1 isoform X1 encodes MAWPCISRVCCLARFWNQFDKSDLSVPLTIQNYSDISEQEVRSVTKQVSCPTLATSATGAQDAGVIPMYTGGSPTRSSFRARREPSYKPREDYQPPGVPFPSVTQYKHDFKPWPIPKKDPWISNGGSQGERLEVNQEDRSSYRQKSRPLVKSNRKEPAESPHVPPETSYQAAYSTEAQRSIEPHQGGIISASTKIQTASVSRPVSTLQVGPSYNPLVLHSIQRDKTELSMSAKGQQEHLVRTKLPPNPSAVFQSGSRAF; translated from the exons ATGGCTTGGCCGTGCATCAGCAGAGTATGTTGCCTGGCTCGGTTCTGGAACCAATTCGATAAATCGGACCTTTCCGTGCCGCTCACCATTCAGAACTACTCGGACATCTCCGAGCAGGAGGTGCGATCCGTGACCAAGCAGGTATCCTGCCCCACGCTCGCCACTTCAGCCACCGGAGCGCAAGATGCTGGTGTTATACCAATGTACACCGGCGGCTCCCCGACCCGAAGCTCCTTCAGGGCGCGCAGGGAGCCCAGCTACAAGCCCCGGGAGGACTACCAACCCCCTGGGGTGCCTTTCCCCAGCGTCACGCAGTACAAGCATGACTTCAAACCCTGGCCCATTCCTAAGAAGGACCCTTGGATCAGTAATGGGGGCAGTCAGGGGGAAAGGTTGGAGGTGAATCAAGAGGACAGGAGCTCCTACAG GCAAAAAAGCAGGCCATTGGTGAAGAGCAACAGGAAAGAACCTGCAGAATCCCCTCACGTCCCACCTGAGACCAGCTATCAGGCTGCTTATAGCACTGAAGCCCAGCGTTCTATAGAGCCGCACCAGGGAGGCATCATCTCTGCCAGCACCAAAATACAGACCGCCTCGGTCAGCCGGCCTGTCAGCACACTGCAAGTGGGCCCCTCTTACAACCCTCTCGTCCTGCACAGCATCCAGCGTGACAAGACTGAGCTCAGCATGTCGGCAAAGGGTCAG CAGGAACATCTGGTTAGGACCAAGTTGCCGCCAAACCCTTCTGCTGTTTTTCAAAGCGGATCACGAGCCTTTTAA
- the map6d1 gene encoding MAP6 domain-containing protein 1 isoform X2 has protein sequence MAWPCISRVCCLARFWNQFDKSDLSVPLTIQNYSDISEQEVRSVTKQVSCPTLATSATGAQDAGVIPMYTGGSPTRSSFRARREPSYKPREDYQPPGVPFPSVTQYKHDFKPWPIPKKDPWISNGGSQGERLEVNQEDRSSYRQKSRPLVKSNRKEPAESPHVPPETSYQAAYSTEAQRSIEPHQGGIISASTKIQTASVSRPVSTLQVGPSYNPLVLHSIQRDKTELSMSAKGQEHLVRTKLPPNPSAVFQSGSRAF, from the exons ATGGCTTGGCCGTGCATCAGCAGAGTATGTTGCCTGGCTCGGTTCTGGAACCAATTCGATAAATCGGACCTTTCCGTGCCGCTCACCATTCAGAACTACTCGGACATCTCCGAGCAGGAGGTGCGATCCGTGACCAAGCAGGTATCCTGCCCCACGCTCGCCACTTCAGCCACCGGAGCGCAAGATGCTGGTGTTATACCAATGTACACCGGCGGCTCCCCGACCCGAAGCTCCTTCAGGGCGCGCAGGGAGCCCAGCTACAAGCCCCGGGAGGACTACCAACCCCCTGGGGTGCCTTTCCCCAGCGTCACGCAGTACAAGCATGACTTCAAACCCTGGCCCATTCCTAAGAAGGACCCTTGGATCAGTAATGGGGGCAGTCAGGGGGAAAGGTTGGAGGTGAATCAAGAGGACAGGAGCTCCTACAG GCAAAAAAGCAGGCCATTGGTGAAGAGCAACAGGAAAGAACCTGCAGAATCCCCTCACGTCCCACCTGAGACCAGCTATCAGGCTGCTTATAGCACTGAAGCCCAGCGTTCTATAGAGCCGCACCAGGGAGGCATCATCTCTGCCAGCACCAAAATACAGACCGCCTCGGTCAGCCGGCCTGTCAGCACACTGCAAGTGGGCCCCTCTTACAACCCTCTCGTCCTGCACAGCATCCAGCGTGACAAGACTGAGCTCAGCATGTCGGCAAAGGGTCAG GAACATCTGGTTAGGACCAAGTTGCCGCCAAACCCTTCTGCTGTTTTTCAAAGCGGATCACGAGCCTTTTAA